GGACATATACAATCTAAACAGCATTTATTCTGATGAAAACAGCAACTAGTATAGGAAGAGTCATCACGAAATGTAATCCTGTAAGTGATgatctataaaattaaaaccagaaCAAtcatttttgtggtttttttaaattacgcTCGTACTAAGGGACGGGTACGGCTTTAGTGACCCGTCCTGAGTTGAAGCTGGGGTGTTAAAGCAGGGGAGACCCTGACATGTGCAGGAACAGGGGGTTCTACAGGATCAGGAATGGGAACCTGTGCAGTTGAGAGAACAGTCTGAAAAGTTCTCATGATTCTGTGGTGGATTTTGCATGATGCAAATTAATACcctataattatattatttgtttagCTCAGATAACCTTAAGCACAACCACctgacaaaacaaaattaaagaagTAACCTgcttttgtgataaatgcatgaatcTGACTTCTTCTTTTCCCCCCTGAATCACTGCTTTAATCTTTGGCAGGACAGGATCCCCCGCCCCCGTTAactcccccccacacacaccctcctccCCGCGCGCCCTTTGCTGAGCTCGCTCGCCGTCATTGTTCCGCGCGCGCATTAAAGCGCATTCCAGAGCGGCGGAGCGCACCCCTGCCCGGCCTCGCGCGCCTCCCGCCCTCCCTCCCCGCATTCCTGCCGCACACAAACGAGTCCCGCGCGCTgctctgtttcttttctcttatttcCCCCccgtttctttcttttttaaattcccCATTTTTGTCACGTcggttttctctttttcttccttctttccttttcttgttCTTTGCTCGAATTGCCCCCAAACTTTTCGCGCGAGAAATTAAACGCGGCTCGGATTTGTTTCGAAAAAGACGACGTTTTGTTTTGGAaagccgagagagagagagagagagagagagagagagagagagagaggaaattccTCCGCCATTGACTGCAAAAGGACCCTTCAACTTCACCAAGCACCTCGTGCGGAAACTTTGTTTAAACGAcagttgttggtttttttcccttaaagGAAGCGTCGTTGTTGATTTTGAGGAATTATGCACCGGGAGGAAATCACGACAGAAACCTGAGGAAGATGATGAACCGACAAAGCGAGGGTTTCGGTGCCGTTACAGAGTGAAATGCAcgagctttttttttgtatgtgcaCCAGCAACACCGATGGATCGCTACTACGAAGAGGATCCGGCACGCAGAGCGAGCGAGCTGATGGAGAACCTGTCGCTGTGCGAGCCTTACCGGGACATGAGAGCTGAGCTCGAGCCAGACGTGGACTTCGGGCTGCCTGAGCACAAGAGTAAGCGCGCGCACAGAGACGCCTTTTACGTGGACGACGCGTACTGTAGCGCGAGATCCGAAGTTGCTTTGCCGTGCTACGGCGGCGGCGACCGGCACCGGAGATCATGCGTTCACGCGAGCCCCCGCTCGAGCCTCGCGGCGCCCGGGCAGCAGGAGAAGTGCGGAAGCCCTCGGTCGAGTCTCGCGCATTGCGACGGCAGCGGCGCTCTCAGCCCGCGCTCGAGCTACGCGAGCACGTCCAGCGACGCCAGCAAGCCCTCGAGCCCGGGCTACGTCTATGAGTGCGCGAGCAGACCGAGCAGCAACCGCACGAGCGGCGTCAGCATGGGCTACGACCAGCGGCACGCGAGCCCTCGCTCCAGCATCTGTGGTCCGAACAGTGCAGGACTAACCCTCAGCCCCAGGTCCAGCATCTCGAGCCACAGCTCTAGGAGCTCGCGGAGCTCGCGTGGCTCCATGGGCGCGTGCCCGGAGCTGCTGGTTGCCTCCTCGCCTCGCACCTCCCTGCTGGAAGACGCGCTGCTGCAGGACACCGGTGAAGCCAGCGTGCTTCACCGCGCGCACCTTCATCCGTTCACTATGCCGGAAGAGATACACCACGGTGCCTCGGCGAGAGCTCGCGCCCCGGGTCCGAGACTGAAGCTGCCCTACCAGGTGACCCCTTCGCGAGACAGCGGCGCGAGCCAGGCGGAGAGGCGGCTCGAGGCCCTCACGCTCGAGCTGGAGAGGGAGCTGGAGATGCACATGAAGAAGGAATATTTCGGTAAAGTAGGACCAAAAAACAAGCATGCAGAGCTGTTATCAACATAACTAAAATTTAACTCATGCATGTGGAGCATTTTTAGAATCTGTGAAATCAAATGCACTTTAAGAACTTAAACAAATAATCCGTCACCTCAACTTGTTGATGTGGTACCTGCTACTTTGGAGGTCAGATCCTAGTTTGGATCTTAAAACTTCAGTTAAAGTGTAACATTTAGGGGATGCACTGATTGTTATACTGAACAAACTACATTCTCAGAAACAagagtactaaactgtacctttccttgggGGTCATGGTACccttatcttttgtacctttttaAATGCTTCCTTGAAATGCTGATGCAGCGTagctttaaaaagatttaaggtacactatatgcaccttcccaggtaaaagatacacacaaaAAGTACGAAAGGTGTACGCGTGAGAGTACCACCCCACAAGAAGGaatggtacagtgtagtacCCTTTTTCCTGAGAGTGTAATGATTGAATCAGTTTCACATTGAAACCTAAATGGCGCTTGTTAATATGGGAATTGTGAGATTGTTGTACAGTACACAAGCCGAGCTGTTTTGGTGGATTTGTCTTGATTATTAGgtttgtgtgttgtatttcTAAGCGAGTTGCTCGGGAGCAGCATTACTGTTTATAGTCTGGGTGCTGAAACAAAGCCCTGTGTTGTGCATCttaaagggtgtgtgtgagtcatgTGTGGTGTGTACAAGTGTCTTAAAAGCAGGTGGGGTCGTTTCCCACATGCAGTCCAGGGTTTGTGACTGAGGTGCATTGTGTGCGGTGACTCCGCATTGTAAAAGGCCGGGCTTAATCTCAGCCTGGGAAACCAAGCTGAACACGGTGCACAGGTAACGtctattattttatcatttcacCGGTGAACAGTAGCGTCTGGGCTGCCGTGTGAATCATGGGATTTTCTCCAGACATCAGTCCACCATGACTTACTTTACTCACAGCTGAGGTTGAGTGtgattcattgtttttttttttccagagaaaaAACCTGAATGGAATTTAAAGGAAGTTtatcataaaacacacaaaaaagaaatgtttggttTTCCTACTTACCTTATCTTTAGACATGGACACGTTTGGTGTGTTAGTTTGCTTATTTACTTTTACGCTTTATGGGAATACAGGAAACACCTGAAATCtacacttttctgttttctcaggtGAAACGTAAGTCTCAGatcaaatgtgaataaaaatccCTCAGCAGAAAAGCTGATTctctgaaggggaaaggacgcggGATGTGAAAGGCGAGCATTTGCATCTGGTAGCTGCAACTTTCGCATCGCAttgactttatctaggtgaactttgtcATATGGATTCACGAGCCTCTGTGTTTTGAGAAACATGTGGGTGGGACCATGATGTCTTAGGTTGGATGAAATGGAAATAAGGCAGCAGCTTATTATTAAGTAGTTACAATTAATACTCTATTAAgtacttattattaattaattattaattattatttattattaagtagcaTCACATCAGACTATTGCATCACTCTTTTTATACTATTGCATGGCACACACATGGATCTGTCTGATCCATGGACATTGACAGGgttttttgtggtaaaattcacttttcttctctctgcctgctagcaTTTTCTTGTTAGCACTGTTGGTAGCTTACAGCTACCAGTTTAGCGCAACCAGCATACCCAAATCgccacacactcacctcaatAGACGTTAGGCTCCGTAACACCATTTATAGATAAACATTTCCATGAAAATCCATATTTATATTCTGATTTTACCTACGGCTCCATCTCAACGTTTTGGATCTCCTTTGAATCTTATGTTTCTTGTGAACTGACACCAAATTATGTCCTGAGGAAGAAACATAATCTGCCTTCAAGATGgctccaagtttttttttagttctgatgaGGTTCTGATGATCTTATAAAGCTAACCAGTTAAACACAaagtaaataatgcactaatgaGTGCGTGCTTGGCTTTGTACTAGCTTCCTTTGCATATTAGCAAAGCAAACTAACCGTATTAGCTATGTACACTCATCAGAGGCACcgacgatctctgctacttccttccaggctttatttttcttcataatgtctctgtacacattCAAAGAAAGGTTGTATACAACAGAACAAGATGAAACCATGATTATAAGCCTTTCTTCTATTTCTGAGGGTCAAACAGTACATGGCAACTAACTgtaggtaggaactaaagttatGAGTGGGGAACTGGGGAAACATCGGACGAGCCACAGGATTGCgccgaggaatcattcgagccagTTCAAATGTCACTTGTCGCTTTATGTATGCAGAAACTGAATGGTCattcttcattttgtttcttgctAGTCGGAGCAGAGAGTTATACAGTGCCAGAAACCACATACACAAGTCAGTTTGAGATGCAGAACAACTCAGTCACAGTTTGTGTGATTATATCAGCATACAGTGTGCTAAACATGCTCTACccgttagctacattagcatcatAGCTCACTTGCGAAAGGAAAgaaaacttcagacaccaaacatgatAAATTGATTACATTTGAGGTACAATGTAGGTTTTTATTGGCTGAACTATCACTTCTTGTTAAAGACCAGTTCTGGGACTCAAAGTTTTAATGGAACCTCGCGGTCACAAGCGCAGGACCTTAACCAGTGAGCTACAGCTGTGCCTTTAACCTGTTTGAACTTTTAGCATCCAGTAAACTGGAGCCTTTCTGGGTGTcctgattctgtgtgtgtgtgtgtgtgtgtggtttgctCCTCGCATCACTATTTGCCCGGTAACAGCATGCGTTGGCTCTGTTTCTTATCTCCAGCATGCATAtttgacggtgtgtgtgtgtgttcatgaccACTAGCAGCGACAAACTCAAGCATTCACTAAACACTCTGGCTCTTTTGCAC
The genomic region above belongs to Pangasianodon hypophthalmus isolate fPanHyp1 chromosome 6, fPanHyp1.pri, whole genome shotgun sequence and contains:
- the wtip gene encoding Wilms tumor protein 1-interacting protein homolog; amino-acid sequence: MDRYYEEDPARRASELMENLSLCEPYRDMRAELEPDVDFGLPEHKSKRAHRDAFYVDDAYCSARSEVALPCYGGGDRHRRSCVHASPRSSLAAPGQQEKCGSPRSSLAHCDGSGALSPRSSYASTSSDASKPSSPGYVYECASRPSSNRTSGVSMGYDQRHASPRSSICGPNSAGLTLSPRSSISSHSSRSSRSSRGSMGACPELLVASSPRTSLLEDALLQDTGEASVLHRAHLHPFTMPEEIHHGASARARAPGPRLKLPYQVTPSRDSGASQAERRLEALTLELERELEMHMKKEYFGICVKCGKGVYGASQACQAMGKLYHTNCFTCCSCGRRLRGKAFYNVNGKVYCEEDFLYSGFQQTAEKCFVCGHLIMEMILQALGKSYHPGCFRCVVCKEGLDGVPFTVDVENNIYCVKDYHTVFAPKCASCGQPILPAEGSEETIRVVSMDKDYHVECYHCEDCGLQLTDEEGHRCYPLEGHLLCHACHLHRLKASGPSQPPTSYPLHVTEL